The following proteins are co-located in the Triticum aestivum cultivar Chinese Spring chromosome 1A, IWGSC CS RefSeq v2.1, whole genome shotgun sequence genome:
- the LOC123185398 gene encoding putative 12-oxophytodienoate reductase 4, with the protein MAGEEGETGAAAIPLLAPYRAGSGELELAHRVVLAPLTRQRSPGNLPQPHAAVYYAQRATAGGMLITEATGVSAAAQGHRPTPGVWTDEQVDAWRPVVDAVHAKGAVIFCQLWHVGRVVGKLRPDGTPAGTPRPVSSTGRPIATPRMNDGVEEEFATPRRLDVAEIAGVVDDFRRAARNAVDAGFDGVEIHGAHGYLVEQFLKDSANDRDDEYGGSLENRCRFALEVVTAVAREIGGRRVGVRLSPFADYMDCHDSDPHALALHMATKLNGIPGGILYLHMVEPRMARADGRRVVPKRLRPYREAFGGTFIAAGGYDREEGNKVVGEGYADLVAFGRLFLANPDLPKRFEFDAKLNGYNRATFYTSDPVVGYTDYPFLG; encoded by the exons ATGGCTGGAGAAGAAGGTgagacgggggcggcggcgatCCCTCTGCTGGCGCCGTATAGGGCGGGCAGCGGCGAGCTGGAGCTGGCGCACAGGGTGGTGCTGGCGCCGCTGACGAGGCAGCGGTCCCCGGGGAACCTCCCGCAGCCGCACGCCGCCGTCTACTACGCGCAGCGCGCGACGGCCGGCGGGATGCTCATCACGGAGGCCACAGGCGTGTCCGCCGCGGCGCAGGGCCACCGGCCCACCCCGGGCGTCTGGACGGACGAGCAGGTGGACGCGTGGCGGCCCGTCGTCGACGCCGTGCACGCCAAGGGCGCGGTCATCTTCTGCCAGCTCTGGCACGTCGGGCGCGTCGTGGGCAAGCTCCGGCCGGACGGGACGCCCGCGGGGACGCCGCGGCCGGTGTCCAGCACCGGCAGGCCGATCGCCACTCCGCGGATGAACGACGGCGTCGAGGAGGAGTTCGCGACGCCCAGACGGCTGGATGTGGCGGAGATCGCCGGCGTCGTCGACGACTTCAGGAGGGCAGCAAGGAACGCCGTCGACGCCG GGTTCGACGGCGTGGAGATCCATGGCGCGCACGGGTACCTCGTGGAGCAGTTCCTCAAGGACAGTGCCAACGACCGCGACGACGAGTATGGCGGCAGCCTCGAGAACCGGTGCCGCTTCGCGCTCGAGGTGGTCACCGCCGTGGCTAGGGAGATCGGCGGCCGCCGTGTGGGCGTCCGCCTCTCGCCCTTTGCCGACTACATGGACTGCCACGACTCCGACCCGCACGCCCTTGCGCTCCACATGGCCACCAAGCTCAATGGCATCCCCGGCGGCATCCTCTACCTCCACATGGTGGAGCCAAGGATGGCACGCGCCGATGGTCGGCGGGTGGTACCGAAGAGGCTGCGGCCGTACCGGGAGGCGTTTGGCGGGACATTCATCGCTGCCGGCGGATACGACCGGGAGGAGGGGAATAAGGTGGTCGGAGAGGGGTACGCCGACCTAGTGGCATTTGGGCGGCTTTTCCTAGCCAACCCGGACCTTCCGAAGAGGTTTGAGTTCGACGCGAAGCTCAACGGGTACAACAGGGCCACCTTCTACACCTCCGACCCTGTTGTTGGCTACACCGACTATCCATTTTTGGGCTGA